The following coding sequences lie in one Candidatus Nitrospira allomarina genomic window:
- a CDS encoding SGNH/GDSL hydrolase family protein codes for MARRETSLNLLLLVISVICALVVSEVVLRALSHKDIDGNVYIGKLRLRPFFLPVKSLVSKSQEFYGKRRPYNQYDPDLGWSVRPNSQSENGLYASNAAGVRVAQVGQEITQEAPPAIFRIAILGDSFTHGDDVPFEVSWGAILENSLNRNGIKAEVLNLGGQGYGIDQAFLRWKKHGKLLKPHLVLFGFQHSNIKRNMNIIRMFYSPDSDVIFSKPRFILSPVDTLNLLNTPTVKPEDIITIYSDFDQWPLKPYELFYQEDDYKMSPWYASRLVAFIISGLTNNFSSRRKDYDFFADESPSRRLTEEIIEEFEREVLEEQSRFIIVHLPTKSSLQNLLNGEPLKYQKLLDDLSSKYDLIDPAFGLIAQTKEDSLEGLFAKNSSHYSLIANGVVGEWIATALLNHNKLRMFCCENESEAFPSSGVLPENSRHNRKTSPIP; via the coding sequence ATGGCTCGTCGAGAGACTTCACTAAATCTCTTACTTCTTGTTATTTCTGTTATTTGTGCGCTTGTGGTTTCTGAAGTAGTTTTGCGCGCACTTTCTCACAAAGATATTGATGGAAATGTCTATATTGGAAAACTTCGATTGAGACCATTTTTCCTGCCAGTCAAAAGCTTAGTGTCAAAAAGTCAAGAATTCTATGGGAAGAGAAGGCCATACAACCAGTACGATCCAGACCTGGGCTGGTCTGTGCGACCAAACAGTCAAAGTGAAAATGGATTGTATGCGTCCAATGCCGCAGGGGTTAGGGTTGCACAAGTAGGCCAGGAGATTACCCAAGAAGCTCCTCCGGCAATTTTTCGAATTGCCATTTTAGGAGATTCCTTCACCCACGGAGATGATGTACCATTTGAAGTATCTTGGGGAGCTATTCTTGAGAATTCTTTAAATCGTAATGGGATCAAAGCCGAAGTTCTCAACCTCGGAGGGCAGGGATACGGAATAGACCAGGCGTTTCTTCGATGGAAAAAACATGGGAAACTGCTAAAGCCTCATTTGGTTCTGTTCGGTTTTCAACATTCAAACATTAAACGGAACATGAATATCATCAGAATGTTCTATAGTCCGGATAGCGACGTTATTTTTTCAAAACCTCGTTTTATTCTTTCCCCTGTAGACACTCTCAACCTTCTTAACACGCCCACGGTTAAACCAGAAGACATTATTACTATTTATTCAGATTTTGACCAGTGGCCGCTTAAACCATATGAATTATTCTACCAGGAAGACGATTATAAAATGAGTCCGTGGTATGCAAGCCGATTGGTGGCATTTATTATTTCCGGTCTGACAAATAATTTTTCATCAAGGCGGAAAGATTATGATTTTTTTGCCGATGAATCCCCCTCCCGGCGATTAACAGAAGAGATCATTGAGGAGTTTGAACGTGAAGTTCTTGAGGAACAATCCAGGTTTATCATCGTGCACCTACCTACAAAGAGCTCACTGCAAAATCTTCTTAACGGAGAACCTCTTAAGTACCAAAAACTCCTTGATGACCTGAGTTCGAAATATGACCTCATCGACCCAGCCTTTGGCCTCATCGCTCAAACCAAAGAAGATTCACTTGAAGGTCTCTTTGCAAAGAATAGCAGCCACTATTCTTTAATCGCCAATGGGGTGGTCGGCGAATGGATTGCCACCGCCTTATTGAATCACAACAAATTGAGAATGTTTTGCTGTGAGAATGAGTCCGAGGCTTTCCCTAGCAGTGGTGTCTTACCAGAAAACTCCCGGCATAATAGGAAAACATCTCCCATTCCTTAA
- a CDS encoding 2,3-bisphosphoglycerate-dependent phosphoglycerate mutase, with protein MPYFSKSLFILEETYVILGIASEGCIFNAFRFYSCKAITCQSKHQGTNFPYNEMGTLVLLRHGESLWNREKRFTGWTDIGLSQKGVNEAQRAAQILKRKRMMFDLCFSSVLSRAHETATIVLKNMDLTSVPVRKSWRLNERHYGALQGMTWWEASTQFGAKQVLIWQRHFSAVPPSLSPQDSRFPGLDPLYADLNPQDLPLTESLQDTQRRLIPCWEENMAPLLKEGKRILLVAHNNSIRSLLQFLLHLDEASIKQITIRTGEPLVCKFDANGNLISYSYMRWKPKLKDCTQRLLKYCLP; from the coding sequence ATGCCCTATTTTTCAAAATCCTTATTCATTCTTGAGGAAACCTATGTTATTCTTGGGATTGCATCCGAAGGTTGTATATTCAATGCCTTTCGCTTTTATTCCTGCAAAGCGATTACCTGTCAATCGAAACATCAAGGAACAAACTTTCCTTATAACGAAATGGGAACTCTCGTTCTTTTACGCCATGGGGAAAGCCTATGGAACCGCGAAAAACGGTTTACAGGCTGGACCGATATCGGGTTAAGCCAAAAAGGTGTTAATGAAGCTCAGCGGGCAGCCCAAATTCTTAAAAGGAAAAGAATGATGTTTGACCTGTGTTTCTCATCGGTATTAAGCCGAGCGCATGAAACGGCAACCATTGTACTGAAGAACATGGATTTAACCTCTGTCCCGGTGCGGAAAAGTTGGCGGTTGAATGAACGTCATTACGGCGCTCTCCAGGGAATGACCTGGTGGGAAGCATCAACACAGTTTGGTGCGAAACAAGTTCTGATATGGCAGCGACACTTTTCTGCGGTTCCTCCTTCCCTCTCTCCTCAGGATTCTCGATTTCCCGGCCTGGATCCCTTATATGCAGATTTGAATCCTCAGGACCTTCCCTTGACAGAAAGCCTCCAGGACACCCAACGCCGGCTGATTCCTTGCTGGGAGGAAAACATGGCTCCTCTGCTCAAAGAGGGAAAAAGGATTCTGCTGGTTGCACACAACAATAGTATCCGAAGTTTGCTACAATTCCTTCTTCATCTCGATGAAGCCAGTATTAAACAAATCACGATTAGAACCGGAGAACCCTTGGTCTGTAAATTTGATGCCAATGGCAATCTTATCAGTTACTCCTATATGCGGTGGAAGCCAAAGTTGAAGGATTGCACTCAAAGGTTGTTGAAATACTGCCTCCCCTAA
- a CDS encoding 2OG-Fe(II) oxygenase has translation MTYLNFSALEAISAQSFQEAKPYPWMNPPDLLTETGYQGLVETLPNVSMFQKRFGVKRAHGQQSHDRYTLEYRPGLPLSPHWDQFLAELQGKPYSNFLKRLFGIKSLELNFHWHYTPNGCSVSPHCDAKHKLGSHIFYFNTKEDWDPAWGGETVILDDQGQFSRKSAPSFEDFPQSLASTAIGNFSLLFQRLDKSWHGVRPVQCPEGHMRKVFIVVINRLSLTDRIQRVFGKSPKGY, from the coding sequence ATGACATATCTAAACTTTTCAGCCCTAGAAGCTATTTCGGCCCAATCCTTTCAGGAAGCCAAGCCCTATCCGTGGATGAATCCCCCGGATCTCCTGACGGAGACAGGTTATCAAGGCCTGGTTGAGACCCTTCCGAATGTCTCCATGTTTCAAAAGCGTTTTGGGGTCAAACGGGCTCATGGGCAACAAAGCCATGATCGCTACACATTAGAGTATCGCCCGGGCTTACCTCTCTCTCCTCATTGGGATCAATTTCTAGCCGAGCTTCAGGGAAAACCCTATTCGAATTTTTTAAAACGATTATTTGGGATCAAGTCCCTTGAATTGAATTTCCATTGGCACTATACACCCAATGGGTGCTCTGTTTCTCCACATTGTGATGCCAAACATAAACTTGGGTCTCACATTTTCTACTTTAATACGAAAGAGGATTGGGACCCCGCCTGGGGTGGCGAGACCGTTATCCTCGACGATCAAGGGCAGTTTAGCCGAAAAAGCGCTCCCAGTTTTGAAGATTTCCCACAATCGTTGGCTTCAACAGCCATTGGGAATTTCAGTCTGTTGTTTCAACGATTGGATAAATCCTGGCATGGGGTCCGCCCCGTTCAATGCCCCGAAGGGCACATGCGAAAGGTGTTCATTGTCGTCATCAATCGGCTCTCGCTGACTGACCGAATCCAGCGGGTATTTGGAAAAAGCCCTAAGGGGTACTGA
- a CDS encoding glycosyltransferase family 2 protein — MLDNPKVTVFIPAYNREKYIGDAIESILAQTFTNFEILLIDDGSKDRTIEIMRSYQDPRVRIIRNEHNLGIPKTRNKGIEQARGEFIAMLDSDDRAFPTRLEKQVNFLDAHHDFAQIGSWCRMMDEQGRPLKRIKRQPILPEDVDIQLLFRCSLSNRSIMARTKILREYGYRNDYPRCQDYDLHVRLAQKYKLGNLPECLVYGRIHADQITSQTVELGDEKKRAIIRHQLNVLGVPFTEEDLGPHLTLSRMRKSQFTPDYDYLQWAENWLLKLQEANLLTHRYSQRAIAQAVREKWIRTCWAAWNGIGWKALKYYVHSPLRKSLGNTIREHVLT, encoded by the coding sequence ATGCTTGACAACCCAAAAGTTACCGTATTTATTCCGGCTTATAACCGCGAAAAATATATTGGAGACGCCATTGAAAGTATTTTGGCACAAACGTTTACCAATTTCGAAATACTTCTCATAGATGATGGCTCAAAAGACCGTACCATTGAAATCATGCGTTCATATCAGGATCCTCGTGTGCGCATCATCAGGAATGAACACAATCTCGGGATTCCCAAGACCCGAAATAAAGGCATTGAACAGGCTCGTGGTGAATTTATCGCCATGTTAGATAGCGACGATCGGGCGTTTCCCACACGACTGGAGAAACAGGTCAACTTTCTGGATGCCCATCATGATTTTGCCCAAATAGGAAGCTGGTGCCGCATGATGGACGAACAAGGTCGGCCATTAAAACGGATCAAGCGTCAGCCCATTTTACCCGAGGACGTCGACATTCAACTGTTGTTTCGATGTTCCCTGAGTAACCGATCGATAATGGCTCGCACTAAAATTTTGCGGGAATATGGATATCGAAATGACTACCCACGCTGTCAGGATTATGACCTCCACGTGAGACTGGCCCAAAAATATAAACTCGGCAACCTCCCTGAATGCCTGGTCTACGGCCGTATTCACGCCGATCAAATTACCAGTCAAACGGTGGAGCTGGGTGATGAAAAAAAGCGGGCAATCATCCGTCATCAACTCAACGTCTTGGGGGTGCCTTTCACAGAAGAGGATCTCGGTCCGCATTTGACGTTGTCCCGGATGCGAAAATCCCAATTCACGCCGGATTATGATTACCTTCAATGGGCGGAAAATTGGTTATTGAAACTTCAAGAAGCCAATTTGCTTACACACCGGTATTCGCAGCGTGCAATTGCACAAGCGGTCCGCGAAAAGTGGATACGGACCTGTTGGGCGGCCTGGAACGGCATAGGGTGGAAAGCCCTGAAATATTATGTTCACTCCCCCCTGCGCAAAAGTCTCGGCAATACAATACGAGAACACGTTCTCACCTGA
- a CDS encoding glycosyltransferase: MTTTNSSDFASLPSQSINVEGESPDRKHLAIFLPSLAGGGVARAMVYLSEAFADRNHRVDLILCQVSGPYLDSISPKVTVIGLKGGTKWRGCFHAVSADFGALWSMLLPILLSSHPPKTIGYLPDLVEYLQREKPDTMLTAKTPANLIALLAARLAGGKTRIVINEQTSLSPIIKTSKKWRWRFLAPLLQRVYPRADEIVTVSDGVAEDVASLTGIHRDRITTIYNPVALTQVQEKARTQVDHPWFPADTLPVILGVGRHVPQKDFACLIKAFGRVRSVRPARLVILGEGRMRNELEELAETLALTQDISMPGFVDNPFAFMARASVFVLSSAWEGCPNVLIEALACGCPIVSTDCPSGPTEILQKGAFGPLVPVGDDKALAEAILEVLDRPLGREQLRARATEFEVGRIAAEYLQLMSAP, encoded by the coding sequence ATGACGACGACGAATTCCTCGGATTTCGCCTCACTCCCGAGTCAATCGATAAATGTAGAAGGTGAATCACCCGACCGTAAACACCTTGCGATATTTTTACCATCTCTAGCCGGGGGCGGCGTCGCAAGGGCAATGGTCTATCTCTCAGAGGCCTTTGCCGATCGCAACCACAGAGTGGACCTGATCTTATGTCAGGTCTCAGGGCCTTACCTAGACAGCATTTCCCCGAAGGTTACGGTCATCGGGCTCAAGGGGGGGACAAAATGGCGGGGATGCTTCCATGCCGTGTCAGCTGATTTTGGGGCTTTATGGTCAATGCTCCTCCCAATCTTGCTATCGTCTCATCCTCCCAAAACTATCGGGTATCTCCCGGATTTGGTTGAATATTTACAACGTGAGAAACCAGATACGATGCTCACGGCGAAAACTCCTGCGAACCTCATCGCCTTGTTAGCCGCACGCCTTGCAGGTGGCAAAACTCGCATTGTGATCAACGAACAAACCAGCTTGTCTCCCATCATCAAGACATCCAAAAAGTGGCGTTGGCGTTTCCTTGCACCTCTCTTGCAACGCGTGTATCCACGAGCGGATGAAATTGTAACCGTGTCGGATGGCGTCGCCGAAGATGTGGCCTCGTTGACGGGAATCCACCGTGACCGTATTACGACGATTTACAATCCGGTAGCTCTCACCCAGGTCCAAGAAAAAGCGCGCACCCAGGTTGACCATCCGTGGTTTCCGGCAGACACTCTGCCGGTCATCTTAGGTGTAGGGAGACATGTGCCACAAAAGGACTTCGCGTGCCTCATAAAGGCCTTTGGACGAGTTCGTTCCGTGCGTCCAGCCCGGCTGGTGATCCTCGGGGAGGGAAGGATGCGGAATGAGCTTGAAGAGCTGGCTGAAACCTTGGCCCTCACCCAAGATATTTCCATGCCTGGATTTGTCGATAATCCCTTCGCCTTTATGGCCAGAGCTTCGGTATTTGTGCTTTCGTCAGCATGGGAAGGTTGTCCGAATGTGCTGATCGAAGCGTTAGCGTGTGGATGTCCGATTGTCAGCACAGACTGCCCGAGCGGTCCTACCGAGATTCTCCAAAAGGGGGCTTTTGGACCATTGGTACCGGTAGGCGATGACAAAGCGCTGGCTGAAGCTATTCTTGAGGTTCTTGACCGTCCACTTGGCCGGGAGCAGTTGCGTGCCCGTGCAACGGAGTTCGAGGTGGGCAGGATCGCGGCAGAATATCTCCAACTTATGTCGGCGCCCTAA
- a CDS encoding DUF2141 domain-containing protein, with amino-acid sequence MFSRIAFSRPHGVGLYFFCIMLLLSVSVSIGAEFQLPVNTCPSEGKPIHVHVHGIKNAAGSLKAVLYGPDPESFLVKGAKADKEREPALKGSMTLCLAAPAEGKYAVVVYHDENDNHKFDRNFFGLPTEGFGVSNNPSLFLAAPNFEESSFEVNGEVTHVDVDMKY; translated from the coding sequence ATGTTTTCGCGCATAGCCTTTTCACGACCACATGGGGTCGGCCTGTATTTTTTTTGTATAATGTTGTTGCTCAGTGTTTCAGTAAGTATCGGTGCAGAGTTTCAGCTACCGGTTAATACCTGCCCCTCTGAAGGGAAGCCCATTCACGTTCATGTGCATGGAATCAAAAACGCTGCAGGATCCCTTAAGGCAGTCCTGTATGGACCTGATCCAGAGAGTTTTTTAGTCAAGGGAGCCAAGGCTGATAAGGAACGGGAACCTGCCCTAAAAGGTTCTATGACCCTGTGTTTGGCCGCACCGGCAGAAGGAAAATACGCCGTAGTCGTCTATCATGATGAAAACGACAATCATAAATTCGACCGGAATTTTTTCGGTTTACCTACCGAAGGTTTTGGTGTGTCGAACAATCCCTCGTTATTTTTAGCCGCTCCGAATTTTGAAGAATCCTCGTTCGAGGTGAATGGGGAAGTGACCCATGTAGATGTCGACATGAAATATTAG
- the lspA gene encoding signal peptidase II, translating to MSGGLHRFVLLGLVVASIVSLDQVTKYYIATSMYLHESIPIIPGYFSLTYIRNPGAAFGIMGTTSSGFRLIFFFLTSLFAMGLLITIFLRLEPHDWWGQLTIASIFGGAIGNFIDRLQYGEVIDFLDFYINGYHWPAFNVADSAISVGVCSLLLLFAFEKRKPNLTPQENHPL from the coding sequence ATGAGCGGGGGCCTTCATCGGTTTGTGTTGTTGGGCCTCGTCGTCGCGTCCATCGTAAGCCTTGATCAGGTCACCAAGTATTATATTGCCACTTCGATGTATCTTCACGAATCCATCCCCATTATTCCGGGATATTTTTCTTTGACCTACATCAGAAACCCTGGCGCCGCATTTGGGATCATGGGCACGACCAGCAGTGGGTTTAGGCTCATTTTCTTTTTCCTGACCTCCCTATTTGCCATGGGATTATTAATCACCATCTTCTTGCGGCTGGAACCCCACGATTGGTGGGGGCAATTGACCATTGCGTCTATTTTTGGTGGTGCGATTGGGAATTTTATCGATCGCCTCCAATATGGAGAAGTCATTGATTTTTTAGATTTCTATATCAATGGCTACCATTGGCCCGCTTTCAATGTGGCCGATTCGGCGATTAGCGTGGGGGTGTGCTCCCTTCTCCTCCTGTTTGCCTTTGAAAAACGGAAACCCAACTTGACCCCTCAGGAAAATCATCCTCTCTAA
- the ileS gene encoding isoleucine--tRNA ligase: protein MDYKATLNLPRTEFPMKANLPQKEPERLAWWEQERVYDRIQEARNGRPRYILHDGPPYANGHIHIGHGLNKILKDIIIKSKTMEGFQAPYIPGWDCHGLPIEHQVTKQLGPKKKDLSAVELRKLCREYAKKFVQIQRDEFCRLGVFGDWEHPYLTMDHGYEAAIVREFGKFVEKGRVYKGLKPVLWCPVDQTALAEAEVEYEDHLSPSVYVKFPFTVSPTEMGSDQRLDLPTVKALKAVSAVIWTTTPWTLPANQAICLHPDFDYAVLQAGEEAFIVALGLEDAFAKACNIEKFEVLGIKKGKDFEGWTCHPPFAKKEVPILNGNFVTLEQGTGCVHIAPGHGMDDYLLVLKYNKSPYVEILPDRKPLEILVPVNDAGRFTEEFPAFAGQPVLEANPGIVEVLKTKGLLVGEKKLEHSYPHCWRCKQPVIFRATHQWFVSMEVADLRQKALKEIDKVQWIPERGRDRIYGMIVNRPDWCLSRQRMWGTPIPAFSCESCSTPLSDQNVIEHISVQIQESGADIWFSRSAEELLPQGTTCVQCGHGSFKKEHDILDVWFESGVSHAAVLRPRGDGWYPADLYLEGSDQHRGWFHSSLLTSVTTDEQAPYRAVLTHGFVLDGEGKKMSKSAGNVVTPQEIIKESGAEILRLWVASQDYQEDLRISKEILKQLTDAYRKVRNTCRFLLSNLYDFVPGVHSVPHADLPELDQWALWRLGQLIDNVKKGYAQFQFRQVVHEWDYFCSTDMSATYLDILKDRLYTFPANSPLRRGSQTVLYEIVSALAKLMAPILSFTAEEIWQVLPESTKDGSRPVSVHLADFPESPTVFQEPQLHKMWTYLFQVRDKVQSALEKSRRDKVIGSSLDAAVILHSTEPHCTLLKRYLTDLPALFIVSCVKVEGVATLPGAGLVEASLGLAIEVVKAEGTKCDRCWNIRQDVGSQAQHPTLCGRCVEALG from the coding sequence ATGGACTACAAAGCGACATTGAACCTTCCCCGGACTGAGTTTCCGATGAAGGCCAACCTGCCACAAAAGGAACCGGAGCGATTAGCATGGTGGGAGCAGGAGCGGGTGTACGACCGTATTCAGGAGGCCAGAAACGGCAGGCCCCGTTATATCCTTCATGATGGCCCTCCCTATGCCAATGGGCATATTCATATTGGGCATGGGCTGAATAAAATCCTTAAAGATATCATTATTAAATCGAAAACCATGGAGGGTTTTCAGGCTCCCTATATCCCTGGGTGGGATTGTCACGGGTTGCCGATTGAACATCAGGTGACCAAGCAACTTGGACCCAAGAAAAAAGACCTGAGTGCGGTGGAACTCCGAAAACTTTGCCGAGAATACGCCAAGAAATTTGTTCAGATCCAACGAGACGAATTTTGCCGGTTGGGAGTATTCGGGGATTGGGAGCATCCCTATCTGACCATGGATCATGGCTATGAGGCAGCGATTGTCCGGGAGTTCGGAAAGTTTGTGGAAAAAGGGAGGGTCTATAAAGGGTTGAAACCGGTCTTGTGGTGTCCCGTGGATCAAACCGCGCTGGCTGAAGCCGAAGTGGAATACGAGGATCATCTCTCACCGTCGGTGTATGTGAAATTTCCCTTTACCGTCTCGCCAACTGAAATGGGTTCCGACCAACGATTGGATCTGCCAACAGTCAAAGCGTTAAAAGCCGTTTCGGCTGTTATTTGGACCACGACCCCTTGGACCCTTCCCGCGAATCAAGCCATTTGCCTGCATCCGGATTTTGACTATGCCGTTCTTCAAGCCGGTGAAGAGGCTTTTATCGTGGCTTTGGGATTGGAAGACGCATTTGCCAAGGCCTGTAACATTGAAAAGTTTGAGGTATTGGGCATAAAGAAAGGAAAAGATTTTGAAGGGTGGACGTGCCATCCTCCATTTGCCAAGAAAGAGGTCCCCATCCTCAATGGAAATTTTGTCACATTGGAGCAAGGGACGGGGTGTGTCCACATTGCTCCCGGACATGGGATGGATGATTATCTTTTAGTTCTGAAATATAACAAATCCCCTTATGTCGAAATACTTCCAGATCGGAAGCCTTTAGAGATATTGGTGCCGGTCAATGATGCTGGACGGTTTACGGAGGAATTCCCTGCGTTTGCCGGTCAACCCGTTTTGGAAGCGAATCCCGGGATTGTAGAAGTCTTAAAGACCAAAGGATTGTTAGTTGGCGAAAAAAAACTTGAGCATTCTTATCCACATTGTTGGCGCTGTAAGCAACCGGTCATCTTTCGGGCTACCCACCAATGGTTTGTATCCATGGAGGTAGCCGATCTTCGTCAGAAAGCCTTGAAAGAAATTGATAAAGTTCAATGGATTCCTGAGCGGGGGCGAGATCGTATTTATGGCATGATTGTGAACCGTCCGGATTGGTGCTTATCCCGGCAACGCATGTGGGGGACCCCCATTCCCGCGTTTTCGTGCGAAAGTTGTTCGACCCCCCTTTCTGATCAAAATGTGATTGAGCATATCAGTGTTCAAATACAGGAGAGTGGAGCCGATATTTGGTTTAGTCGATCCGCCGAAGAATTACTTCCGCAGGGAACTACATGTGTGCAATGCGGCCATGGGTCGTTTAAAAAAGAACATGATATTTTAGATGTCTGGTTTGAATCGGGCGTGAGTCATGCGGCCGTGTTGAGGCCTCGGGGCGATGGCTGGTATCCCGCGGATTTATACCTTGAAGGTTCCGATCAACATCGGGGGTGGTTCCACAGTTCGCTCTTGACGTCTGTGACCACGGATGAGCAAGCGCCCTATCGGGCCGTGCTCACACATGGGTTTGTTTTGGATGGGGAAGGCAAGAAAATGTCGAAATCGGCAGGCAATGTCGTGACCCCACAAGAAATCATCAAAGAGTCTGGTGCGGAAATTCTGCGACTATGGGTGGCCTCGCAGGATTATCAGGAAGATCTGCGGATCTCAAAAGAGATTTTAAAACAATTGACGGATGCGTATCGCAAAGTGCGCAATACCTGCCGCTTCCTCCTGAGTAACCTGTATGATTTTGTTCCGGGCGTTCATTCGGTGCCCCATGCCGATTTGCCGGAATTGGATCAATGGGCACTCTGGCGGCTTGGGCAACTAATCGACAACGTGAAAAAGGGATATGCACAATTTCAATTTCGACAGGTTGTGCATGAGTGGGATTATTTTTGTTCCACGGATATGAGTGCGACCTACCTGGATATCTTGAAGGATCGGTTGTATACCTTTCCAGCGAACTCTCCGCTTCGGCGTGGATCTCAAACGGTCTTGTATGAAATTGTGTCAGCCTTAGCTAAGCTTATGGCGCCTATCCTGAGCTTTACAGCTGAAGAAATCTGGCAGGTTCTTCCGGAATCCACGAAAGATGGATCTAGGCCTGTGAGTGTGCATTTAGCCGATTTTCCGGAATCCCCCACAGTCTTTCAAGAGCCCCAGCTCCACAAGATGTGGACCTACTTGTTTCAAGTCCGGGATAAGGTGCAGTCCGCCTTAGAGAAGTCGAGACGGGACAAAGTGATTGGTTCTTCCCTGGATGCCGCCGTGATCTTGCATTCGACTGAACCCCATTGTACGTTGCTCAAACGATATCTCACTGATTTGCCGGCGTTGTTTATTGTCTCGTGCGTGAAGGTGGAAGGGGTTGCAACCCTGCCTGGAGCCGGATTGGTAGAGGCAAGTCTTGGGCTGGCGATTGAGGTCGTCAAAGCCGAAGGCACCAAATGTGATCGATGTTGGAATATTCGCCAGGATGTAGGCTCACAGGCCCAACATCCAACCCTCTGCGGGCGATGCGTGGAGGCCTTGGGATGA
- the nadA gene encoding quinolinate synthase NadA encodes MPTITEFPITDYQTLPDQELFDRIVEAKVKLGRKVLILGHNYQRDDVIVHADFRGDSLLLAKYAAEHPEHPYVVFCGVHFMAETADILSRSNQTVILPDMAAGCSMADMASMEQVDDCWDRLGRFLPVEDTVTPIVYVNSAAALKAFCGEHGGVTCTSSNAKAIMNWAWKRREKILFFPDEHLGRNTANAMGFPREEMIVWDPFQPNGGHTRETIQRARLILWKGHCSVHQMFQPAHVAYFRKQYSDVQVIVHPECHEDVVNQADLVGSTEFIIRTVTQADPGTIWAVGTELNLVNRLKHDQADKQIYFLSPMVCRCSTMYRIDGPHLCWAMENLVQGHVVNHIQVPDEEKVFAKLALDRMMDLS; translated from the coding sequence ATGCCTACAATTACCGAATTCCCTATCACTGACTATCAAACTCTTCCGGATCAGGAGTTGTTTGATCGAATTGTGGAAGCAAAGGTCAAGTTAGGACGGAAAGTATTGATATTGGGGCACAATTACCAGCGGGACGATGTGATTGTGCATGCCGATTTCCGCGGCGATTCTCTTCTTCTTGCCAAGTATGCGGCCGAGCACCCTGAGCATCCCTACGTAGTATTTTGTGGGGTGCATTTTATGGCTGAAACAGCCGACATTTTGAGCCGTTCCAATCAAACCGTCATTCTGCCTGACATGGCTGCAGGCTGTTCAATGGCGGATATGGCATCCATGGAACAGGTGGATGATTGCTGGGACCGCCTCGGACGGTTTTTGCCGGTGGAAGACACCGTAACCCCAATTGTGTATGTGAATTCGGCTGCTGCGCTCAAAGCCTTTTGCGGGGAACATGGCGGTGTGACGTGTACTTCCTCCAATGCCAAAGCGATTATGAATTGGGCCTGGAAACGGAGAGAAAAAATTCTCTTTTTCCCTGATGAGCATTTAGGGCGGAACACCGCGAATGCCATGGGGTTTCCTCGCGAAGAGATGATTGTCTGGGATCCTTTCCAGCCCAACGGTGGACATACCCGGGAAACGATACAAAGGGCTCGCCTGATTCTTTGGAAGGGGCATTGTAGTGTGCACCAGATGTTTCAACCGGCACACGTGGCCTATTTCCGGAAGCAGTATTCTGATGTTCAGGTTATTGTGCACCCTGAATGTCATGAAGATGTGGTCAATCAGGCAGACCTGGTGGGATCGACGGAATTTATTATTCGGACGGTGACCCAAGCCGATCCGGGAACAATTTGGGCCGTGGGAACTGAGCTGAATTTGGTGAATCGGTTGAAACATGATCAAGCTGACAAGCAAATCTATTTCCTTTCCCCAATGGTGTGTCGGTGTTCGACCATGTACAGAATTGATGGGCCTCATTTATGTTGGGCCATGGAAAATCTCGTACAGGGCCATGTGGTCAATCACATACAAGTTCCCGACGAGGAGAAAGTGTTTGCCAAGCTGGCTTTGGACCGCATGATGGATCTGAGCTGA